One Thermoanaerobaculia bacterium genomic window carries:
- a CDS encoding class I SAM-dependent methyltransferase codes for MIRNAASDAIRIIRRLWNQADPKTPGEDYKTIWNRAATRNAVDAIFTGATDEIFERSGEADAGRLRPLVGPTARVLNIGCGIGRVERYLAPFVGELWGVDISGEMIARARRRLAGIPNVHLREVAVGEFLSAFETGTFDLVFSFLVLQHMEREDAFRYLEDAARILRSGGALSVQFPNLLSPEYTAAFVEGARVGSRSSGRVRAYTEAEVRHFLELAGFRVESITVSAGARGNAEIYATARR; via the coding sequence TTGATCCGAAACGCCGCCTCGGATGCAATCCGCATAATCCGCCGGCTCTGGAACCAGGCCGACCCGAAAACACCGGGAGAAGATTACAAAACGATCTGGAACCGTGCCGCGACCAGGAACGCGGTGGACGCGATCTTCACGGGGGCAACCGACGAGATCTTCGAGAGGTCCGGGGAAGCGGACGCCGGACGACTCCGGCCGCTGGTCGGCCCGACGGCACGCGTGCTCAACATCGGTTGCGGGATCGGACGCGTCGAACGTTACCTCGCCCCTTTCGTCGGCGAGCTCTGGGGCGTCGATATCAGCGGCGAGATGATCGCCCGCGCACGGCGGCGCCTCGCCGGGATTCCGAACGTGCACCTGCGCGAGGTCGCCGTCGGGGAGTTCCTCTCCGCCTTCGAAACCGGGACCTTCGATCTCGTCTTTTCGTTCCTCGTCCTCCAGCACATGGAGCGCGAGGACGCGTTTCGGTATCTCGAGGATGCCGCGAGAATCCTGCGTTCGGGGGGCGCGCTGTCGGTTCAGTTTCCGAATCTCCTTTCGCCGGAGTACACGGCGGCGTTCGTGGAGGGGGCTCGCGTCGGCTCGCGCAGCTCCGGGAGAGTCCGCGCGTACACCGAAGCGGAGGTCCGACACTTCCTCGAGCTCGCCGGATTTCGTGTCGAATCCATCACGGTGTCCGCCGGAGCGCGCGGTAACGCCGAAATCTACGCGACGGCCCGGCGGTGA